The following proteins are co-located in the Deinococcus aquaedulcis genome:
- a CDS encoding phosphatase PAP2 family protein, whose protein sequence is MDSFWLMVTNLGRDEVFIVALALYTWLVRPSGGRDLGIAFALSYLTNTALKYGLDLPRPFASDPTVASEAAKATAGGPGLPSGHAQMSATLYLGMAAQIGRPWFWYVAAALVALISFSRLALNVHYPSDTIVGLLLGACFAALGARGHFPDLALGRWLPPALVLLAAALLPAGTPREVGAGLGLLAGFWAVRPTFTPPRDVAGRLIVAVVGLVLVFAVYFGLGALPESIKDLPLGRALRYALLVATAAWVVPTLLRRWLPTGAAPALAGAQAVH, encoded by the coding sequence ATGGACAGTTTTTGGTTGATGGTCACGAACCTGGGTCGTGACGAGGTCTTTATCGTGGCGCTGGCCCTGTACACCTGGCTGGTGCGGCCGTCCGGGGGGCGGGACCTGGGTATCGCCTTTGCCCTGAGCTACCTGACCAACACGGCGCTGAAGTACGGCCTGGACCTGCCGCGCCCCTTTGCCAGTGATCCCACGGTGGCCTCCGAAGCCGCCAAGGCCACGGCGGGAGGACCGGGCCTGCCCAGCGGGCACGCGCAGATGAGCGCCACGCTGTACCTGGGGATGGCGGCGCAGATCGGGCGTCCCTGGTTCTGGTACGTGGCCGCCGCGCTGGTGGCCCTGATCAGCTTCTCGCGCCTGGCCCTGAACGTGCACTACCCCAGCGACACCATCGTGGGGCTGCTGCTGGGCGCCTGTTTTGCGGCGCTGGGGGCACGCGGCCACTTTCCAGACCTCGCGCTGGGCCGCTGGCTGCCCCCGGCGCTGGTGCTGCTGGCCGCTGCCCTGCTGCCAGCCGGTACCCCCCGCGAGGTGGGCGCCGGGCTGGGCCTGCTGGCGGGCTTCTGGGCGGTGCGCCCCACCTTCACCCCCCCGCGCGACGTGGCCGGGCGCCTGATCGTGGCGGTGGTGGGCCTGGTGCTGGTGTTCGCCGTGTACTTCGGCCTGGGCGCCCTGCCCGAGAGCATCAAGGACCTGCCGCTGGGGCGCGCGCTGCGCTACGCCCTGCTGGTGGCCACTGCCGCCTGGGTGGTGCCCACGTTGCTGCGCCGCTGGCTGCCCACCGGGGCGGCGCCGGCCCTGGCCGGGGCGCAGGCCGTACACTAG
- a CDS encoding c-type cytochrome, translating to MGMVSPSVRLFAAGLPALLLASAVLTQPVRAQTATPASPLQAGPASAARGATLAGSCTGCHRAGGRAPDLTGRPAAQTQAALVAYRSGARQHPVMQGVAARLSDQDIVDLAAHFAQAGGQPAAPTPSTPAPSTPTPPPTTTTPAAPATPLALGKALYLEGAPARNILACAVCHGEDGQGAEALGIPSIVGLGEAATLAALKTYRAMPPVGIAYPDAMRIALKPMTDADLAAVSAYVGTLK from the coding sequence ATGGGCATGGTTTCCCCGTCGGTTCGCCTGTTCGCCGCTGGTCTTCCCGCCCTTTTGCTGGCCTCGGCCGTGCTGACCCAGCCTGTGCGGGCCCAGACGGCGACCCCAGCCAGTCCGCTGCAGGCGGGGCCCGCCAGTGCTGCCCGGGGCGCCACCCTGGCCGGCTCGTGCACCGGGTGCCACCGCGCGGGTGGCCGCGCCCCGGACCTGACCGGCCGCCCCGCCGCGCAGACCCAGGCGGCGCTGGTGGCCTACCGCAGCGGGGCCCGGCAGCACCCCGTGATGCAGGGGGTGGCCGCGCGCCTGTCCGACCAGGACATCGTGGATCTGGCGGCGCACTTTGCGCAGGCGGGGGGCCAGCCGGCCGCGCCCACGCCCAGCACACCCGCCCCGAGCACACCCACGCCTCCGCCCACCACAACCACGCCGGCTGCCCCAGCGACCCCGCTGGCGCTGGGCAAGGCGCTGTACCTGGAGGGCGCCCCGGCCCGCAACATCCTGGCCTGCGCGGTGTGCCACGGCGAGGACGGCCAGGGCGCCGAGGCCTTGGGCATTCCCAGCATCGTGGGGCTCGGCGAAGCGGCCACCCTGGCGGCCCTGAAGACCTACCGCGCCATGCCCCCGGTGGGCATCGCCTATCCCGACGCCATGCGCATTGCCCTGAAGCCCATGACGGACGCCGATCTGGCGGCGGTATCGGCATATGTGGGCACGCTGAAATAA
- a CDS encoding HNH endonuclease produces MARRRADSAWPPPPRAPQRCALCEREVPQLTEHHLLPRSQGRRQGLKATELPTALLCAPCHKFLHRTFTNAELARDYADLDALRAHEDVARFVAWIRKQPATKAVRVR; encoded by the coding sequence ATGGCCCGCCGCCGCGCCGATTCCGCCTGGCCCCCGCCGCCCCGCGCGCCGCAGCGCTGCGCCCTGTGCGAACGCGAGGTCCCGCAGCTGACCGAGCACCACCTGTTGCCCCGCTCGCAGGGTCGCCGACAGGGCCTGAAGGCGACGGAACTGCCCACCGCCCTGCTGTGTGCGCCCTGCCACAAGTTCCTGCACCGCACCTTCACCAACGCCGAACTGGCCCGCGACTACGCCGATCTGGACGCCCTGCGCGCCCACGAGGATGTGGCCCGCTTCGTGGCCTGGATTCGCAAGCAGCCCGCCACCAAAGCGGTGCGGGTGAGGTAA
- a CDS encoding catalase: protein MDDQTPQNQPSQTGPSSEATRDLSGTGAQGAGHPADPRHSDGETAQTLTTRQGHPVTDNRNLRTVGPRGPVTLENYHFLEKISHFDRERVPERVVHARGAGAHGVFEAYGTVGGEPISKYTRAKLFQEKGKQTPVFVRFSSVIHGGHSPETLRDPRGFAVKFYTEDGNWDLVGNNLKVFFIRDAMKFPDLVHAFKPDPVTNRQDGQRIFDFISQTPEAMHMITFLFSPWGIPANYRQMQGSGVNTYKWVNAAGEGVLVKYHWEPLQGIRNLTQAEAEAVQGKNFNHATQDLYDHIAAGQFPQWELCVQIMSDGEHPELDFDPLDDTKLWPEDQFPFLPVGKMTLNRNPENYFAEVEQAAFGTGVLVDGLDFSDDKMLQGRTFAYSDTQRYRVGTNYLQLPINAPKKHVATNQRDGQMAYRVDTAPGQNPHVNYEPSMLNGLREAPRAGQPHAPYVEGHVTGQPLDRTNDFGQAGERYRAFEPWERDELIRNLVDTLAPVDARIQRRMVELFTQCDADYGRRVAEGLAQAQPQDKQAQAVQDAEQQSEPAQPY from the coding sequence ATGGACGACCAGACCCCCCAGAACCAGCCCAGCCAGACTGGGCCCAGCTCCGAAGCCACGCGCGACCTCTCAGGCACGGGGGCCCAGGGCGCCGGCCACCCCGCCGACCCCCGTCACAGCGACGGCGAGACGGCCCAGACGCTCACCACGCGCCAGGGCCACCCGGTCACCGACAACCGGAACCTGCGCACCGTGGGGCCGCGCGGGCCGGTCACGCTGGAGAATTACCACTTTCTGGAGAAGATCAGCCACTTTGACCGCGAGCGGGTGCCCGAGCGCGTGGTGCATGCCCGGGGGGCCGGTGCCCACGGCGTGTTCGAGGCCTACGGTACCGTGGGGGGCGAGCCCATCAGCAAGTACACCCGCGCCAAGCTGTTTCAGGAAAAGGGTAAACAGACCCCGGTCTTTGTACGCTTTTCCAGCGTGATCCACGGCGGCCACTCGCCCGAGACCCTGCGCGACCCCCGGGGCTTTGCGGTGAAGTTCTACACCGAGGACGGCAACTGGGACCTGGTGGGCAACAACCTCAAGGTGTTCTTTATCCGCGACGCCATGAAGTTCCCCGATCTGGTGCACGCCTTCAAGCCCGACCCGGTGACGAACCGGCAAGACGGGCAGCGCATCTTCGACTTCATCAGCCAGACGCCCGAAGCGATGCACATGATCACCTTCCTGTTCTCGCCCTGGGGCATTCCGGCGAACTACCGCCAGATGCAGGGCTCAGGGGTGAACACCTACAAGTGGGTGAACGCGGCCGGCGAGGGCGTGCTGGTCAAGTACCACTGGGAGCCGCTGCAGGGCATTCGCAACCTCACCCAGGCTGAGGCCGAGGCGGTGCAGGGCAAGAACTTCAACCACGCCACCCAGGACCTGTACGACCACATTGCCGCCGGGCAATTTCCCCAGTGGGAACTGTGCGTGCAGATCATGAGTGACGGCGAGCACCCCGAACTGGATTTTGACCCCCTGGACGACACCAAGCTCTGGCCCGAGGACCAGTTCCCCTTCCTGCCCGTGGGCAAGATGACCCTGAACCGCAACCCCGAAAACTACTTTGCCGAGGTGGAGCAGGCCGCCTTCGGCACGGGCGTGCTGGTGGACGGCCTGGATTTCAGCGATGACAAGATGCTGCAGGGCCGCACCTTTGCCTATTCGGACACCCAGCGCTACCGCGTGGGCACCAACTACCTGCAACTGCCCATCAACGCGCCCAAGAAGCATGTGGCAACCAACCAGCGCGACGGCCAGATGGCCTACCGCGTGGACACCGCGCCCGGCCAGAACCCGCATGTGAACTACGAGCCCTCCATGCTGAACGGCCTGCGTGAGGCCCCGCGTGCCGGGCAGCCGCACGCGCCGTATGTGGAAGGCCATGTGACCGGACAGCCACTGGACCGCACCAACGATTTTGGGCAGGCAGGCGAGCGCTACCGCGCTTTCGAGCCCTGGGAGCGCGACGAGCTGATCCGTAACCTCGTGGATACCCTGGCGCCGGTGGACGCGCGTATTCAGCGGCGCATGGTTGAATTGTTCACCCAATGCGACGCCGACTATGGCCGCCGCGTGGCCGAGGGACTGGCCCAGGCGCAGCCCCAGGACAAGCAGGCGCAGGCCGTGCAGGACGCCGAGCAGCAGAGCGAGCCCGCCCAGCCGTACTGA
- a CDS encoding DUF1517 domain-containing protein has protein sequence MTAQLALLATLRRFLLLILLLPPLLGLAHAQSGGGFGGRSSGSSGGGYGGGGGYSSPSRGGGYGGGYSGGYGGGYGGGYGGGYSGPIIIGGGGYGGGFGYGGGGGFGLIGLLILGGVVFMVVGAMRRGLGGGGARGLGAVSGTAQAVSVQLLLAEGDEVKRALGRVAQTGDPDTNEGLTRMLQEAALVLLRHPERWVYGHVQRAQGSAATADSQVGAWATQARAAFTEQTTSNYQNNDPRSGYQGRSDYTFQHEAGDQYLAVTIAVAAHALAALPPAGVTTAQEARAALSAISSVTPGDLIRAEVIWSPDAPGEFLSEDEAIQKYPDLTRL, from the coding sequence ATGACCGCACAGCTTGCCCTTCTTGCCACGCTGCGGCGCTTTCTGCTGCTGATCCTGTTGTTGCCCCCACTGCTGGGGTTGGCCCACGCACAGTCTGGCGGCGGGTTCGGGGGGCGCAGCTCCGGCAGTTCGGGCGGCGGGTACGGCGGTGGCGGCGGCTACAGCAGTCCCTCGCGCGGTGGGGGGTATGGGGGCGGGTACAGCGGTGGCTACGGTGGCGGGTATGGCGGCGGTTACGGGGGCGGCTACAGCGGGCCCATCATCATTGGCGGCGGCGGCTACGGCGGCGGCTTTGGGTATGGCGGGGGCGGCGGCTTTGGCTTGATCGGCCTGCTGATTCTGGGCGGCGTGGTGTTCATGGTGGTGGGCGCCATGCGCCGGGGGCTGGGGGGCGGCGGCGCACGCGGCCTGGGCGCGGTGAGCGGCACCGCGCAGGCCGTGAGCGTGCAGTTGCTGCTGGCCGAGGGCGACGAGGTCAAGCGTGCCCTGGGCCGCGTGGCCCAGACCGGCGACCCCGACACCAACGAGGGCCTGACCCGCATGCTGCAGGAGGCCGCGCTGGTGCTGCTGCGCCACCCCGAACGCTGGGTGTACGGCCACGTGCAGCGCGCCCAGGGCTCGGCGGCCACGGCCGACAGTCAGGTGGGCGCCTGGGCCACCCAGGCCCGCGCTGCCTTTACCGAGCAGACCACCAGTAATTATCAGAACAACGACCCCCGCAGCGGGTACCAGGGGCGCAGCGACTACACCTTTCAGCACGAGGCAGGCGACCAGTACCTCGCCGTGACCATTGCCGTAGCGGCCCACGCCCTGGCGGCCCTGCCCCCGGCGGGTGTGACCACCGCCCAGGAGGCCCGCGCCGCCCTGAGCGCGATCAGCAGCGTGACCCCTGGCGACCTGATCCGCGCCGAGGTGATCTGGAGCCCCGACGCTCCCGGCGAATTCCTCAGCGAGGACGAGGCCATTCAGAAATACCCTGATCTGACGCGGTTGTAA
- a CDS encoding desiccation-associated late embryogenesis abundant protein has translation MKEHHFPLKRLLLLGALVGAGAYYFSREQNRRALDAKLAELGLKDAAHDVGQSVTKGWEKTKEAAKDAGAVLAEKAGEVKDAAASGGVQAAAEKAKDVASDVKTAVGGAATQAGAAAQGVAQTASDKAQDLKADAKAGAAQAASDLKAGAQQAAEGAKTAAQTAAQTAAQGAGQSTQGQNAQKPAGQPASTPAQGSTPGAAGTQGAQPQANQGQQGTTGTGPKPGSNGKA, from the coding sequence ATGAAAGAGCATCACTTTCCTCTGAAACGTCTGCTGCTGCTGGGTGCCCTGGTGGGCGCCGGTGCCTACTACTTCAGCCGCGAGCAAAACCGCCGCGCCCTGGACGCCAAGCTGGCCGAACTGGGCCTCAAAGACGCCGCGCACGACGTGGGCCAGAGCGTAACCAAGGGCTGGGAAAAGACCAAGGAAGCCGCCAAGGACGCGGGCGCCGTGCTGGCCGAGAAAGCCGGCGAGGTCAAGGATGCCGCCGCCTCGGGCGGGGTACAGGCCGCCGCCGAAAAGGCCAAGGACGTGGCCAGCGACGTGAAGACGGCCGTGGGGGGCGCCGCCACGCAGGCCGGGGCCGCCGCCCAGGGCGTGGCCCAGACCGCCAGCGACAAGGCCCAGGACCTGAAAGCCGACGCCAAGGCGGGCGCCGCGCAGGCGGCCAGCGATCTGAAAGCGGGCGCGCAGCAGGCCGCCGAGGGGGCCAAGACCGCCGCGCAGACCGCAGCCCAGACAGCCGCGCAGGGTGCGGGCCAGAGCACCCAGGGTCAGAACGCCCAGAAACCCGCTGGCCAGCCGGCCAGCACCCCGGCCCAGGGCAGCACCCCCGGCGCGGCAGGCACCCAGGGCGCCCAGCCCCAGGCGAACCAGGGCCAGCAGGGCACTACGGGCACGGGGCCCAAGCCCGGCAGCAACGGCAAAGCCTGA
- the clpS gene encoding ATP-dependent Clp protease adapter ClpS translates to MTRREEQGQTQTLERTHTEKPRLFRVLLLNDDYTPMDFVVMVLRRYFRKGEQDAELIMLAVHRKGQGVAGVYPRDVAETKVAQVMAHARQEGHPLRVVAEPE, encoded by the coding sequence ATGACGCGCCGGGAGGAGCAGGGCCAGACCCAGACACTGGAGCGCACGCACACCGAGAAGCCCCGGCTGTTTCGGGTGCTGCTGCTGAACGACGACTACACGCCCATGGACTTCGTGGTGATGGTGCTGCGGCGCTACTTTCGCAAGGGCGAGCAGGACGCCGAACTGATCATGCTGGCGGTGCACCGCAAGGGTCAGGGGGTGGCCGGCGTGTACCCGCGCGATGTGGCCGAGACCAAGGTGGCGCAGGTCATGGCCCACGCCCGGCAGGAAGGCCACCCGCTGCGGGTGGTGGCGGAGCCGGAATGA
- a CDS encoding AAA family ATPase gives MIGDHLQVTIARAADYAREAGHEYVTQEHLLLALTHDPEARDALLALGVDVPRLRDALHGALAELETLPDAEPDFTLGVHRVVEGAVLQLHASGKGREQADGARVLAELLEEDDSAARAALEAQGITRLDVLNYLSHGVAKVPGRERERRVAGVDGPGDAAPAPDAEPDPLAAYASDLTAQARAGAFDPVIGRAAELERMVHILARRTKNNPVLVGEPGVGKTALAEGLAQRVAGGQAPGFLRGAAVYALDLGALLAGTRYRGDFEQRLKGVLAALDGQNAVLFIDELHTLVGAGATEGGSVDAANLLKPALARGRLRVLGATTPAEVRHLEKDRALWRRFQTVEVPEPTEEDALAIVQGLSGRYAAHHGVTYTPAALEAAVRLSVRHLRDRFLPDKAIDVLDEAGAARSSSGQGGRLDVPDIEATVARMARVPLGAVKAEEVTSLATLEADLKARVYGQDAAVAAVASAVKLARAGLRASDKPQGMFLFAGPTGVGKTELARALAERLGIHLARFDMSEYQEAHTVARLIGAPPGYVGFDQGGLLTDAVAKHPHAVVLLDEIEKAHPDVYNLFLQLMDHGTLTDHTGKKVDGRGLILIFTTNAGAADAARPALGFSRAGRSGEEAEAVKRTFTPEFRNRLDATLHFAPLSPAVMDHVVDKFLRELQAQLQERGVTLTVTPAARARLAALGYDPALGARPLARVIDTHLKQPLADALLFGHLKGGGAATADVQGGQLVVS, from the coding sequence ATGATTGGAGACCACCTGCAAGTCACGATTGCCCGCGCCGCCGACTACGCGCGTGAAGCGGGGCACGAATACGTCACCCAGGAACACCTGCTGCTGGCCCTGACCCACGACCCCGAAGCCAGAGACGCCCTGCTGGCCCTGGGCGTGGATGTGCCGCGCCTGCGCGACGCCCTGCACGGCGCCCTGGCCGAGCTGGAGACACTGCCAGACGCCGAGCCCGATTTCACCCTGGGCGTGCACCGGGTGGTGGAAGGCGCGGTGCTGCAGCTGCATGCCAGCGGCAAGGGCCGCGAGCAGGCCGACGGCGCCCGGGTGCTGGCCGAACTGCTGGAAGAGGACGACAGCGCCGCGCGCGCCGCCCTGGAAGCGCAGGGGATCACGCGGCTGGACGTGCTGAACTACCTGTCGCACGGGGTGGCCAAGGTGCCCGGCCGCGAGCGCGAACGCCGCGTGGCGGGCGTGGATGGCCCCGGGGACGCGGCCCCCGCCCCGGACGCCGAGCCCGACCCGCTGGCTGCCTACGCCAGCGACCTGACTGCCCAGGCGCGCGCGGGCGCCTTTGACCCGGTGATTGGCCGCGCGGCCGAACTGGAGCGCATGGTGCACATCCTGGCGCGGCGCACCAAGAACAACCCCGTACTGGTGGGCGAACCCGGCGTGGGCAAAACTGCCCTGGCCGAGGGGCTGGCGCAGCGGGTGGCGGGCGGACAGGCCCCAGGCTTTCTGCGCGGCGCGGCCGTGTACGCCCTGGACCTGGGCGCGCTGCTGGCGGGCACGCGCTACCGGGGCGATTTCGAGCAGCGGCTCAAGGGGGTGCTGGCCGCGCTGGACGGCCAGAACGCCGTGCTGTTCATTGACGAACTGCACACCCTGGTGGGCGCCGGCGCCACCGAGGGCGGCAGCGTGGACGCCGCCAACCTCCTCAAACCGGCGCTGGCCCGGGGGCGGCTGCGGGTGCTGGGGGCCACCACCCCCGCCGAGGTGCGCCACCTGGAAAAAGACCGCGCGCTGTGGCGCCGCTTTCAGACCGTAGAGGTGCCCGAACCCACCGAGGAGGACGCCCTGGCCATCGTGCAGGGCCTGTCTGGCCGCTACGCGGCGCACCACGGCGTGACCTACACCCCGGCGGCGCTGGAGGCGGCCGTGCGCCTGTCGGTGCGGCACCTGCGCGACCGCTTCCTGCCCGACAAGGCCATTGACGTGCTGGATGAGGCGGGCGCGGCCCGGTCCAGCAGCGGCCAGGGGGGGCGCCTGGACGTGCCCGACATCGAGGCGACGGTGGCCCGCATGGCCCGGGTGCCGCTGGGCGCGGTCAAGGCCGAGGAAGTCACCTCACTGGCCACCCTGGAAGCGGACCTGAAGGCGCGGGTGTACGGCCAGGACGCGGCGGTGGCGGCGGTGGCGAGTGCCGTGAAGCTGGCGCGCGCCGGGCTGCGCGCCTCTGACAAACCCCAGGGCATGTTCCTGTTTGCCGGGCCCACGGGGGTGGGCAAGACCGAACTGGCCCGCGCGCTGGCCGAGCGCCTCGGCATTCATCTGGCGCGCTTTGACATGAGCGAGTACCAGGAAGCGCACACGGTGGCCCGCCTGATCGGCGCCCCGCCCGGCTACGTGGGCTTTGACCAGGGCGGACTGCTCACCGACGCCGTGGCCAAGCACCCGCACGCGGTGGTGCTGCTTGACGAGATCGAGAAGGCACACCCCGACGTTTACAACCTCTTCCTGCAGCTGATGGACCACGGCACCCTGACGGACCACACCGGCAAGAAGGTGGATGGCCGGGGCTTGATCCTGATTTTTACCACCAACGCAGGCGCCGCCGACGCCGCGCGCCCGGCCCTGGGCTTTTCCCGCGCAGGCCGCAGCGGCGAGGAAGCCGAGGCCGTGAAGCGCACCTTTACCCCCGAATTCCGCAACCGGCTGGACGCCACGCTGCACTTTGCGCCGCTGTCTCCGGCCGTCATGGATCACGTGGTGGACAAGTTCCTGCGCGAACTGCAGGCGCAACTGCAGGAACGGGGCGTTACGCTGACGGTCACCCCAGCGGCCCGCGCCCGGTTGGCCGCCCTGGGCTACGACCCGGCACTGGGGGCCCGGCCCCTGGCCCGTGTGATTGACACCCACCTGAAGCAGCCCCTGGCCGACGCCTTGCTGTTCGGCCACCTGAAGGGTGGCGGCGCCGCCACAGCCGATGTGCAAGGCGGGCAATTGGTTGTGTCCTAA
- a CDS encoding 3-oxoacid CoA-transferase yields MKTVPVITPQEAAAKVRSGQTLLVGGFGMTGNPVHLVHALADTDVQGLTYVANNVSEPGLSGGRLLRNRQIARAVGSYFTSNPEAVKANQEGWLEVQLLPQGTLAEALRAGGAGLGGFYTPTAAGTLIAGDADVRTLNGQEMIFVPALRGDVAFVRAWRADTAGNLQYRLTEQNFNKAMATAADLVIAEVEEIVPVGTIAPEQVHTPGLYVDYLVQAPLLPEHLGSSASVKGSAKKVDEARMNMARRALQELKRGDVVNLGIGIPTLVADLITPEHGVNLHTENGMLGVGPAPEDGGALNYPVNAGKIPVTALPGASYFDSADSFAMIRGKHVDVAVMGGLQVDAHGNLANWAVPGKPLLGVGGAMDLASGAQRLIITMSHTDPDGTPKIVPECTLPLTARGAVDMVITDKAVFEFRGGVLTLTELMPGATLDEVRAGTGATFVEALQGETAPA; encoded by the coding sequence ATGAAGACGGTCCCTGTGATTACCCCGCAGGAAGCCGCCGCTAAGGTGCGCAGTGGCCAGACCCTGCTGGTGGGCGGCTTCGGCATGACCGGCAACCCGGTCCACCTGGTGCACGCGCTGGCCGATACTGACGTGCAGGGCCTGACCTACGTGGCGAACAACGTCTCTGAACCGGGCCTGAGCGGTGGGCGCCTGCTGCGCAACCGCCAGATTGCCAGGGCGGTGGGCTCCTACTTCACCTCCAACCCCGAAGCAGTCAAGGCCAATCAGGAAGGCTGGCTGGAGGTGCAATTGCTGCCCCAGGGCACGCTGGCCGAGGCGCTGCGGGCCGGGGGCGCCGGGCTGGGCGGCTTTTACACCCCCACGGCCGCCGGCACCCTGATCGCCGGGGACGCCGACGTGCGGACCCTGAACGGCCAAGAGATGATCTTTGTGCCCGCCCTGCGCGGCGACGTGGCTTTTGTGCGCGCGTGGCGGGCTGATACGGCAGGCAACCTGCAGTACCGCCTGACCGAGCAGAACTTTAACAAGGCGATGGCCACCGCCGCCGACCTCGTGATTGCCGAGGTCGAGGAAATCGTGCCCGTGGGGACCATTGCGCCCGAGCAGGTGCACACGCCGGGGCTGTACGTGGACTATCTGGTGCAGGCGCCGCTGCTGCCCGAACACCTGGGCTCCAGCGCCAGTGTGAAGGGCAGCGCCAAGAAGGTGGACGAGGCCCGCATGAACATGGCCCGCCGCGCCCTGCAGGAACTGAAGCGCGGCGACGTGGTGAACCTGGGCATCGGCATCCCCACGCTGGTGGCGGACCTGATCACCCCGGAACACGGCGTGAACCTGCACACCGAAAACGGCATGCTGGGCGTGGGCCCCGCCCCCGAGGACGGCGGCGCGCTGAACTACCCGGTGAATGCGGGCAAGATTCCGGTGACCGCCCTGCCCGGCGCCAGCTACTTTGACAGCGCCGACTCCTTTGCCATGATCCGGGGCAAGCATGTGGACGTGGCCGTGATGGGCGGCCTGCAGGTGGACGCTCACGGCAACCTGGCGAACTGGGCGGTGCCCGGTAAGCCGCTGCTGGGCGTGGGCGGGGCGATGGACCTCGCCAGCGGCGCCCAGCGCCTGATCATCACCATGAGCCACACGGACCCCGACGGCACGCCCAAGATCGTCCCCGAGTGCACCCTGCCCCTGACTGCACGCGGCGCGGTGGACATGGTGATCACCGACAAGGCGGTCTTTGAATTCCGGGGTGGTGTCCTGACCCTCACCGAACTGATGCCCGGCGCCACCCTGGACGAGGTGCGGGCCGGCACCGGCGCGACCTTCGTGGAGGCGCTGCAGGGAGAAACAGCGCCCGCTTAA
- a CDS encoding thiolase family protein: MTAPQAAPQSLQALHERDVVIVSAVRTPIGAIRGALSSVRPDDLAALVIREAVARAGVPADQIEEVIFGCANQAGEDNRNVARMAALLAGLPDTVAGLTVNRLCASGLSAVNTAARAIRAGEGDVYVVGGVESMTRAPLVMPKGPQAFANGNVTAYDTTLGWRFPNPALEALFPLEAMGETAENIAERSRDGAYAGGEITREAQDAFALNSQRKVVDAINAGHFKSQIVPVEVKGRKGVTVVDTDEHPRMKKEGDAFALATDEATLQGLKPAFRKGGSVTAGNASGLNDGAAALVLMSAAKARELGLTPLARWVGGASAGVEARVMGLGPIPATRKVLARTGLSVADLDLIELNEAFAVQALACIRELDLPEEKVNVNGGAIALGHPLGMSGARLIVALTHELARREGRYGLATLCVGVGQGEAAIIERVEA, translated from the coding sequence ATGACTGCCCCCCAAGCTGCCCCCCAGTCCCTTCAGGCCCTGCACGAGCGCGACGTGGTGATCGTGTCGGCTGTTCGCACCCCCATCGGCGCCATTCGCGGCGCCCTGTCGTCCGTGCGCCCCGATGACCTGGCCGCCCTGGTGATCCGCGAGGCTGTGGCCCGCGCGGGCGTGCCCGCTGACCAGATTGAAGAGGTGATTTTCGGCTGCGCCAACCAGGCCGGCGAGGACAACCGCAACGTGGCCCGCATGGCCGCCCTGCTGGCGGGCCTGCCGGACACCGTGGCGGGCCTGACGGTCAACCGCCTGTGCGCCAGCGGCCTCTCGGCCGTGAACACGGCGGCGCGCGCCATCCGGGCTGGCGAGGGCGACGTGTACGTGGTGGGCGGCGTGGAGAGCATGACCCGCGCCCCGCTGGTGATGCCCAAGGGCCCGCAGGCCTTTGCCAACGGCAACGTGACCGCCTACGACACCACGCTGGGCTGGCGCTTCCCGAACCCCGCTCTGGAAGCCCTGTTTCCGCTAGAGGCTATGGGGGAGACGGCGGAAAACATCGCCGAGCGCAGCCGTGACGGCGCCTACGCGGGCGGCGAGATCACCCGCGAGGCGCAGGACGCTTTCGCCCTGAACAGCCAGCGCAAGGTGGTGGACGCCATCAACGCGGGCCACTTTAAAAGCCAGATCGTGCCCGTGGAGGTCAAGGGCCGCAAGGGCGTCACCGTCGTGGACACCGACGAGCACCCGCGCATGAAGAAAGAGGGCGACGCGTTCGCCCTGGCCACCGATGAAGCCACCCTGCAGGGCCTGAAACCGGCCTTTCGCAAGGGGGGCAGTGTGACGGCCGGCAACGCCAGCGGCCTGAACGACGGCGCGGCGGCCCTGGTGCTGATGTCGGCCGCCAAGGCGCGCGAACTGGGCCTGACCCCGCTGGCCCGCTGGGTGGGCGGCGCCTCGGCCGGTGTGGAAGCGCGCGTGATGGGTCTGGGCCCCATTCCCGCCACCCGCAAGGTGCTGGCGCGCACCGGCCTGAGCGTGGCCGACCTGGACCTGATCGAGCTGAACGAGGCCTTTGCCGTGCAGGCGCTGGCCTGTATCCGCGAACTGGACCTGCCCGAAGAGAAGGTGAACGTGAACGGCGGCGCCATCGCCCTGGGGCACCCGCTGGGCATGAGCGGCGCCCGCCTGATCGTGGCCCTGACCCACGAACTGGCCCGGCGTGAGGGGCGTTACGGCCTAGCCACCTTGTGCGTGGGCGTGGGCCAGGGCGAGGCCGCGATCATTGAACGGGTGGAGGCATGA